One window of the Rhipicephalus sanguineus isolate Rsan-2018 chromosome 4, BIME_Rsan_1.4, whole genome shotgun sequence genome contains the following:
- the LOC119389036 gene encoding uncharacterized protein LOC119389036, protein MYYVIVVTWILFNYCFDVFIGTIDDYATDKQMGFLRTISILPIVSTTDIFGGVCLPALVDKGFLSRSALLSTAYIGLGVTTALLPVMTAFLPFVGICLLLTMFMGCGNAMYGVLQADYIRQDRLPVSYGTAGFVAGILLIAKPFVIGYFRDYQKSYDGLFQMMSVILFLLGFSWLVVVAHEWHVSDSWRRKKRRQAVVRILQNF, encoded by the exons ATGTACTACGTCATAGTCGTCACGTGGATTCTGTTCAACTACTGCTTCGACGTTTTCATTGGCACCATCGACGACTACGCCACGGACAAACAGATGGGCTTCCTAAGGACGATATCCATCCTGCCCATAGTATCCACGACAGACATTTTCGGTGGCGTCTGTCTCCCAGCCCTGGTCGACAAAGGGTTCCTCAGTCGAAGCGCTCTTCTCAGTACTGCTTACATCGGCCTCGGAGTCACCACGGCTCTTTTGCCTGTGATGACAGCCTTCCTCCCGTTTGTTGGCATTTGCCTCTTGCTGACCATGTTCATGGGCTGTGGCAATGCCATGTACGGCGTGCTGCAGGCCGACTATATTCGTCAAGATCGACTGCCAGTTTCGTACGGTACTGCGGGATTTGTCGCGGGAATTCTCCTCATCGCCAAGCCGTTCGTCATAG GTTACTTTCGGGACTACCAGAAATCATACGACGGCCTGTTCCAGATGATGTCTGTGATATTGTTTCTACTGGGATTCTCCTGGCTCGTAGTGGTCGCACATGAGTGGCACGTGAGCGACTCTTGGAGAAGAAAGAAGCGAAGACAGGCCGTGGTCAGAATACTTCAGAACTTCTGA